The window CGGCGAACCGGCGGGCGCACCCGCCGGGACAACGCGGCAGCCCCGACCGTCGAGACGGCCGGGGCTTCCGGATGGTGCGCGATACTGGGATTGAACCAGTGACCTCTTCCGTGTCAGGGAAGCGCTCTCCCGCTGAGCTAATCGCGCGGGAACGGCTTGATGGCCGCAAGTAAAGCACGTGTGGCGATGATACTGCGTGCGCGATACTGGGATTGAACCAGTGACCTCTTCCGTGTCAGGGAAGCGCTCTCCCGCTGAGCTAATCGCGCGGGGATCCTTGCGGACCAGTGGACGATACTGGGATTGAACCAGTGACCTCTTCCGTGTCAGGGAAGCGCTCTCCCGCTGAGCTAATCGTCCTTGGAGGTGGAGACGGGATTTGAACCCGTGTAGACGGCTTTGCAGGCCGTTGCCTCGCCTCTCGGCCACTCCACCATGGAGCCGTGGGGGGTTCTCGGGAAGATGATCCCCCACTTCGAGCGGACGACGAGACTCGAACTCGCGACATCCACCTTGGCAAGGTGGTGCTCTACCAACTGAGCTACGTCCGCAGGTCACCGTGTTTGTTCCGGGGGGTTGCCCCTTCGCTCCCTGGCGACGTGTTGAACTCTAGCGGATTCCCGGGCCAGCTCAAAAACGCGTTTCCGCAGCGTGCTGCCGGTCGATCACCGCCGGTCACCCGGCCGTCACCTCACCGGCGGGATCCCGTCACCGGTCATAGACTCGCAGCCGTGCACGACCTGCCCCCCTTGGCCCGCTTCGGCGGCCGCCTCGCGACCGATCTCCGCGATGTCACCAGCGACCCCTCCGCCCTCGACTCCACCGGCTTCTGGGCCGTGGCCGCCGACTTCGAGGGCCGACTGGTCTGCGCGCGGTTCGGCGACGTACGCCCCGACCCCGTTCCCGCGCCGGTGCCCGGCGCCTGGCGCGGTCCCGCCGCCGACGGCTGGGTCTCCTCGCTCGACCGCGCCGCGTACGTGGCCGGCGTCCGGCGCGTGCGCGAGGACATCGCGAAGGGCGAGGTCTACCAGGCGAACCTGTGCCGGGTGATGTCCGCGCCGCTGCCCGACGCGGCCACCGCCGACGTGGACGCCCTCACCGCACTGCTCGCGCGCGGCAACCCGGCGCCCTACGCAGGAACGATTCGGCTGCCGGCGCGCGGCGTCGAGATCGCGACCGCCTCGCCCGAGCTGTACCTGCGCCGCAGCGGCCGTCACGTGGAGTCGGGCCCCATCAAGGGAACCGGCCGGACGGTGGCCGACCTGCTCCCCAAGGACCACGCCGAGAACGTGATGATCGTCGACCTGGTACGCAACGACCTCGGCCGCGTCTGCGCCACCGGCTCCGTCGCCGTCCCCGCCCTGTGCGAGGTCGAGGAGCACCCCGGGCTGGTCCACCTCGTGTCCACCGTCAGCGGCGAACTCGCCGAGGGCGCGGGCTGGGCGGAGCTGCTCGGCGCGACCTTCCCGCCCGGTTCGGTGACCGGCGCCCCCAAATCCTCCGCGCTGCGGATCATCGAAGAGCTGGAGACCGCCCCGCGCGGCCCCTACTGTGGCGGCATCGGGTGGGTCGACGCCGATCAGGGCACCGCCGAGCTCGCCGTCGGCATCCGGACCTTCTGGATCGACCGCACGGCAGCGGGCGGACCCCGCCTGTGCTTCGGCACCGGCGCGGGGATCACCTGGGGGTCCGACCCGGACCGCGAATGGGCGGAAACGGAATTGAAGGCCGCCCGGCTGCTCGGCGTCGCCTCCGGCACGCCCGAGACGCACGGGCTGAGCGCGGGGAGCGTGCGGTGAAGATCTGGCTCGGCGGCACATTGCGGGACGTGGACGACGCGAAGGTGTCGGTGCTGGACCACGGGCTGACCGTGGGGGACGGCGTCTTCGAGACGCTCCGGGCGAGCGACGGGGACGCCTTCGCGCTCACCCGCCACCTGGACCGGCTGACCCGCTCGGCGCGCGGCCTCGGCCTGCCCGACCCCGACCTCGACGAGGTGCGCCGGGCCTGCGCCGAGGTGCTCAAGTCCAACCCGATGCCGCTCGGCCGGCTGCGGATCACCTACACCGGCGGGGTGTCCCCGCTCGGATCCGATCGCGGGGAGGCCGGTCCCACCCTGGTCGTCGCGGTCGGTCCGACGGCCCGCCGCCCGGACACCACCGCCGTGATCACCGTCCCGTGGGTGCGCAACGAGCGCTCGGCCGTGACCGGGCTGAAGACCACCTCGTACGCCGAGAACGTGGTGGCGCTCGCCCGCGCGCACGCGGCCGGGGCCAGCGAGGCCCTGTTCGGCAACACCGTGGGACGGCTCTGCGAGGGCACCGGCTCCAACGTCTTCGTGGTTCTCGACGGACAGGCGCACACCCCGCCGGTCTCCTCGGGTTGCCTCGCGGGCATCACCCGGGCCCTGACCGTGCGGTGGATCGGCGCGAAGGAGACCGATCTTCCGCTCGACGCCCTGGAGCACGCCGAGGAGGTCTTCCTCACCTCGACCCTGCGCGACGTCCAGGCCGTCCACCGGATCGACGGGCGAGAACTCGCCGGCCCCGGGCCGGTCACCGCCCGCGCGATGCGGATCTTCGACGAGCAGGCGGGCGCGGACCTCGATCCGTAGCCGCCGTCGGGGGCGGGCACTGTCGCGGCGGCCGCCCGGCGGGTAGAACTCGACGATGACCACCACCCTGCGGCCGAGCGGGCCGCTTCAGCAGAGCGACGGGGGCGCGCGCTCGCGCCCGTACGAGATCCGCGTCAACAGCAGGCGCGTCGGCGCGCTGACGATCGCCACGGACACCCCCTTCGGGCCCGCCGTCGGCGAGATCCGCGACCTCGCCGTCGACGAGCCCGACCGCCGGCGGGGCCGGGCCACCGTCGCGGCGCTCGCCGCGGAGGAGGTGCTGCGGGGCTGGGGCTGCCGTCGGGTCCGCGTCTCGGTGCCGGCCGACTCGGCGGGCGGCCGGCGGTTGGTCGAGACCCTCGGGTACGTCGAGCACGGCCGGAACATGGCCAAGGAACTCCCCGCCGAGCCGCCCGCCGCGCGCGAGGGGGTGACCGGCCGGCCCATGACGCCGGCCGAGTACGAGGAGTGGGAGGCCCTCGCCCGCGCGAGCTACGCCGCGCTCTGGGTCGAGCGGGGCATGTCCCCCCAGGCCGCGGCCGCCAAGTCGGAGGCCGACCACGACACCAACCTGCCCCGGGGACTGGCCAGTCCGGGCGTCTCGCTGTCCGTCCTGGAGGCGGGCGGCGCCACCGTCGGGACCCTGTGGGTCGCGCGGCTCGACGAGGGCGCGTACGTCTTCGACGTCGAGGTGGCCGAGGAGCACCGCGGGCGCGGCCACGGCCGGGACCTGATGCTGCTCGCCGAGCGCGTGGCCCTCGCCGACGGCCAACGGACCCTGGCGCTCCACGTCTTCACCACCAACACCCCGGCCCGACGGCTCTACGAGTCCCTCGGATACCGCACGACCCGCCTGAACCTCGCCAAGGACCTGCTCTGAGCGAGAACCCGGTCAGAGGGCCAGCAGGCGGTCGGCGATCTCCTCGATGCGGGCGCGCAGACCGTCCTGGCTCTTGCCGCCGTCGAGGCGTTCGCCGCCGATCACGTACGTCGGGGTGCCGGTCACGCCGATCGCCTTGCCCTCGGCCTGGTCGGCGTCGACGATCAGGATGTGCCGCCCGTCGACCAGCGCGGTGTCGAACTCCTCGACATCCAGGCCGAGTTCGCGTGCCACATCCAGCAGGACGGGCTCGCCGACCCGGGTGAGCTCCGCGGTGCGGGCCAGCACGGCCTCCGCGTACGGCCAGCCCCGGCCCTGCTCCACGGCCTCCTCGGCGGCCTGCGCGGCGGCGAAGGAGTGCTTGTGCTTCTCCAGCGGGAAATGGCGCAGCACGATGTCCAGCCGGTCGCCGTAACGGGCCCGCAGGGCGCGCACGTCCTCCAGGGCGGCGTGGCAGTCGGGGCACTGGAGCTCGCACCACACCTCCAGGACGACGGGGGCGGGGGAGGCGGCGGGGGCGTGGGAATCGGTCATGGGAACAGTCTCCCAGCAGTGTCCGGACCTCCGAGCACCCCCACCCACCGGTACCCGGGGAGGAGGCGCGACCCGGAGATGACCCGGAGATCGCCGCGGGATCGGTTCCGGACGTGGCCGCGGCGGCATCGTCCGGTGCAGGATGGATGGGGACAGAACGCCCAAGCCTGACTCACCGCCCTGCCCTGGAGGACAGCATGCTTGCCGAGACCATATGTTCCGCGGTGTCCGCGGCGGGCCTGGGCGTGGCCGCGGTGACGGCCTACCGCAAGCGCTTCCTGGCCGCCACCCGGATCGCCGCCTACTCGCTGATCCCCGTGGCCCTGGTGCTGACGGGCGTCGTGGAGTGGGTGTCCGGGATGGTCTTCAAGCCGTCCGTCTGGATCGGCTTCGGGCTCCTCGGCCTGTCCTGGCTGCTCTTCATGACCACCCGCGCCGTCGAACGCCGGGCGGTCGTGAAGGGCGGGAAGCCGCCGAAGGAGCCCAGGGCCGCCAAGGGCCGTCAGGCACCCGAGGCCGTCGCCCCGAACGCCTCCGCACCCTCCCTCGGCGCCGGCGCGCCCCGGCCCGCCGCGGGCCAGACCCCGGCGGCCCCCGCGGACGACTTCTCCGACATCGAGGCCATCCTCAAGAAGCACGGCATCTGACCCCGGTCGGGCCCGCCGGGGGTCGGGCCCCGAGGCGCGGGCGGGGCGTGTACGAACGGACGGGAACTGACGAACTCCCGCGTGTTCGTTGGCGTGTTGAGTGCCGGATCGGGGCGCGCTGCGCGATCATCGCCCCGACATGCTCGACACATCGCAGGGTGAGCCGCAGGCTCCCGCCCCCGTCGCCGAGGCCCCCGTCGCCCCAGAAGGGCGCGGTTGTCTCTTCGCGCTCTCCCAGCCGCCCCTGATGATCTTCCTAGGGGTGATCGG of the Streptomyces sp. NBC_01426 genome contains:
- a CDS encoding chorismate-binding protein: MHDLPPLARFGGRLATDLRDVTSDPSALDSTGFWAVAADFEGRLVCARFGDVRPDPVPAPVPGAWRGPAADGWVSSLDRAAYVAGVRRVREDIAKGEVYQANLCRVMSAPLPDAATADVDALTALLARGNPAPYAGTIRLPARGVEIATASPELYLRRSGRHVESGPIKGTGRTVADLLPKDHAENVMIVDLVRNDLGRVCATGSVAVPALCEVEEHPGLVHLVSTVSGELAEGAGWAELLGATFPPGSVTGAPKSSALRIIEELETAPRGPYCGGIGWVDADQGTAELAVGIRTFWIDRTAAGGPRLCFGTGAGITWGSDPDREWAETELKAARLLGVASGTPETHGLSAGSVR
- a CDS encoding aminotransferase class IV translates to MKIWLGGTLRDVDDAKVSVLDHGLTVGDGVFETLRASDGDAFALTRHLDRLTRSARGLGLPDPDLDEVRRACAEVLKSNPMPLGRLRITYTGGVSPLGSDRGEAGPTLVVAVGPTARRPDTTAVITVPWVRNERSAVTGLKTTSYAENVVALARAHAAGASEALFGNTVGRLCEGTGSNVFVVLDGQAHTPPVSSGCLAGITRALTVRWIGAKETDLPLDALEHAEEVFLTSTLRDVQAVHRIDGRELAGPGPVTARAMRIFDEQAGADLDP
- a CDS encoding GNAT family N-acetyltransferase; amino-acid sequence: MTTTLRPSGPLQQSDGGARSRPYEIRVNSRRVGALTIATDTPFGPAVGEIRDLAVDEPDRRRGRATVAALAAEEVLRGWGCRRVRVSVPADSAGGRRLVETLGYVEHGRNMAKELPAEPPAAREGVTGRPMTPAEYEEWEALARASYAALWVERGMSPQAAAAKSEADHDTNLPRGLASPGVSLSVLEAGGATVGTLWVARLDEGAYVFDVEVAEEHRGRGHGRDLMLLAERVALADGQRTLALHVFTTNTPARRLYESLGYRTTRLNLAKDLL
- a CDS encoding DsbA family protein — encoded protein: MTDSHAPAASPAPVVLEVWCELQCPDCHAALEDVRALRARYGDRLDIVLRHFPLEKHKHSFAAAQAAEEAVEQGRGWPYAEAVLARTAELTRVGEPVLLDVARELGLDVEEFDTALVDGRHILIVDADQAEGKAIGVTGTPTYVIGGERLDGGKSQDGLRARIEEIADRLLAL